In Mauremys reevesii isolate NIE-2019 linkage group 14, ASM1616193v1, whole genome shotgun sequence, a single window of DNA contains:
- the SENP3 gene encoding sentrin-specific protease 3 isoform X3, translating into MKETIQARKPWGPGLREPHKRERLRLASRDWEEPAPPAPKHGGCFEGGRRLAYTKEQPPGFASEAEGPAGAWDLPRVSGWARSKAAGEKAARSGGPDWPFAGGAEGRPALPGATRRRCQLRRRQRARRALRMLLYSKWSSLAFPWKLWGKLACRGRRRGGAKPSRSSLSPGSQPDHDLKACPLEEEEEDCQGGAKPGPRPSLFRPRPSPRLDYHLGGAFAPSPPRLGLLGEAPGSSPYPPYAQLQRVDGAMEVGGEDGARSPPGSRREAPTLDGDPGPAGALPNGFASLDGELGALAAASDPSIVISNVCSIGAVEEFFRAKDEAPPGEKAAQHSPLREEHVTCVQSILDEFLQAYGSLIPVSTDEVVEKLEDIFQQEFSTPQRKGTVQQLIQSYQRMPGNAMVRGFRVNYKRHVLTMDDLQTLYGPNWLNDQVMNMYGDLVMDTVPDKVHFFNSFFYDKLRTKGYEGVKRWTKNVDIFNKDLLLIPIHLEVHWSLVSVDVKQKSITYFDSQRTLNRRCPKHICRYLQAEADKKDRPDFRDGWRGSFKMNVARQNNDSDCGAFVLQYCKFLALGRAFTFTQQDMPKLRRQMYKELCHCKLSV; encoded by the exons ATGAAGGAAACCATCCAGGCCAGGAAGCCGTGGGGCCCCGGCCTCCGCGAGCCCCACAAGCGGGAGAGGCTGCGCCTGGCGTCCCGGGACTGGGAGGAgcccgcccccccggcccccaaGCACGGCGGCTGCTTCGAAGGCGGGCGCCGGCTGGCCTACACCAAAGAGCAACCCCCGGGCTTCGCGAGCGAGGCGGAAGGCCCCGCCGGCGCCTGGGACTTGCCGCGCGTCTCGGGCTGGGCCCGGAGCAAAGCGGCCGGGGAGAAGGCGGCCCGGAGCGGCGGCCCGGACTGGCCCTTCGCCGGCGGGGCCGAGGGGCGGCCGGCGCTCCCGGGGGCCACCCGGCGGCGCTGCCAGCTGCGGCGGCGCCAGCGGGCCCGGCGGGCCCTCCGCATGCTGCTGTACTCCAAATGGTCCTCCCTGGCCTTCCCCTGGAAGCTGTGGGGCAAGCTGGCCTGCCGGGGGCGCCGGCGGGGGGGCGCCAAGCCGTCCCGCTCCTCCCTCTCGCCCGGCTCCCAGCCCGACCACGACCTGAAAGCCTGccccctggaggaggaggaggaggactgcCAGGGCGGGGCCAAGCCGGGGCCCCGCCCCTCGCTCTTCCGGCCCCGCCCCTCGCCCCGATTGGACTACCACCTGGGCGGGGCCTTCGCCCCCTCGCCCCCCCGGCTCGGCCTGCTGGGCGAGGCGCCCGGCTCCTCCCCGTACCCGCCGTACGCCCAGCTGCAGCGGGTGGACGGCGccatggaggtgggaggggaggacgGCGCCCGGTCGCCCCCCGGGAGCAGGAGAGAGGCGCCAACGCTGGACGGGGACCCAG GCCCCGCGGGCGCCCTGCCCAACGGCTTCGCCTCCCTGGACGGCGAGCTCGGCGCCCTGGCCGCCGCCTCGGACCCCAGCATCGTCATCAGCAACGTGTGCAGCATCGGCGCGGTGGAGGAGTTCTTCCGGGCCAAGGACGAGGCGCCCCCCGGGGAGAAGGCGGCGCAGCACAGCCCCCTGCGGGAGGAACACGTCACCTGCGTGCAGA GCATTCTGGATGAGTTCCTTCAGGCCTACGGCAGCCTGATCCCCGTCAGCACGGACGAGGTGGTGGAGAAGCTAGAAGACATTTTCCAGCAAGAGTTTTCCACGCCACAGAG GAAGGGCACCGTGCAGCAGCTGATCCAGTCCTACCAGCGCATGCCAGGCAATGCCATGGTGAGGGGCTTCCGGGTGAATTACAAACGCCACGTGCTGACCATGGACGACCTGCAGACACTGTACGGCCCCAACTGGCTCAACGACCAG GTCATGAACATGTACGGGGACCTCGTCATGGATACGGTGCCAGACAAG GTCCATTTCTTCAACAGTTTTTTCTACGATAAGCTACGAACCAAGGGGTACGAGGGGGTGAAACGCTGGACCAAAAAC GTGGACATCTTCAACAAGGACCTGCTGCTCATCCCCATCCACCTGGAGGTGCACTGGTCCCTCGTCTCCGTGGATGTGAAGCAGAAAAGCATCACGTACTTCGACTCGCAGCGAACGCTCAACCGCCGCTGCCCCAAG cacatCTGTAGGTACCTCCAGGCTGAAGCAGACAAGAAGGATCGGCCGGACTTCAGAGATGGCTGGAGGGGCTCCTTTAAGAtg AACGTGGCCCGGCAGAACAACGACAGCGACTGTGGGGCCTTCGTCCTGCAG TACTGCAAGTTCCTGGCCCTGGGCCGGGCCTTCACCTTCACCCAGCAGGACATGCCGAAGCTCCGGCGCCAGATGTACAAGGAGCTTTGCCACTGCAAACTCAGCGTGTGA
- the SENP3 gene encoding sentrin-specific protease 3 isoform X2 yields MPVALCASPHPIASFLHDRQVTSLPCLPGESFLNGDHPISAAGLVYTRQSPAAFGRIFSGTLYRHVGAMKETIQARKPWGPGLREPHKRERLRLASRDWEEPAPPAPKHGGCFEGGRRLAYTKEQPPGFASEAEGPAGAWDLPRVSGWARSKAAGEKAARSGGPDWPFAGGAEGRPALPGATRRRCQLRRRQRARRALRMLLYSKWSSLAFPWKLWGKLACRGRRRGGAKPSRSSLSPGSQPDHDLKACPLEEEEEDCQGGAKPGPRPSLFRPRPSPRLDYHLGGAFAPSPPRLGLLGEAPGSSPYPPYAQLQRVDGAMEVGGEDGARSPPGSRREAPTLDGDPGPAGALPNGFASLDGELGALAAASDPSIVISNVCSIGAVEEFFRAKDEAPPGEKAAQHSPLREEHVTCVQSILDEFLQAYGSLIPVSTDEVVEKLEDIFQQEFSTPQRKGTVQQLIQSYQRMPGNAMVRGFRVNYKRHVLTMDDLQTLYGPNWLNDQVMNMYGDLVMDTVPDKVHFFNSFFYDKLRTKGYEGVKRWTKNVDIFNKDLLLIPIHLEVHWSLVSVDVKQKSITYFDSQRTLNRRCPKHICRYLQAEADKKDRPDFRDGWRGSFKMNVARQNNDSDCGAFVLQYCKFLALGRAFTFTQQDMPKLRRQMYKELCHCKLSV; encoded by the exons ATGCCCGTGGCTCTgtgtgcctccccccaccccattgcctCTTTCCTCCATGACAGGCAGGTCACATCTTTGCCATGCCTACCTGGGGAAAGCTTCCTGAACGGGGACCATCCTATTTCAGCAgcaggtcttgtctacactaggcaaAGCCCCGCTGCCTTTGGACGCATCTTTTCTGGCACTTTATACCG GCACGTCGGAGCCATGAAGGAAACCATCCAGGCCAGGAAGCCGTGGGGCCCCGGCCTCCGCGAGCCCCACAAGCGGGAGAGGCTGCGCCTGGCGTCCCGGGACTGGGAGGAgcccgcccccccggcccccaaGCACGGCGGCTGCTTCGAAGGCGGGCGCCGGCTGGCCTACACCAAAGAGCAACCCCCGGGCTTCGCGAGCGAGGCGGAAGGCCCCGCCGGCGCCTGGGACTTGCCGCGCGTCTCGGGCTGGGCCCGGAGCAAAGCGGCCGGGGAGAAGGCGGCCCGGAGCGGCGGCCCGGACTGGCCCTTCGCCGGCGGGGCCGAGGGGCGGCCGGCGCTCCCGGGGGCCACCCGGCGGCGCTGCCAGCTGCGGCGGCGCCAGCGGGCCCGGCGGGCCCTCCGCATGCTGCTGTACTCCAAATGGTCCTCCCTGGCCTTCCCCTGGAAGCTGTGGGGCAAGCTGGCCTGCCGGGGGCGCCGGCGGGGGGGCGCCAAGCCGTCCCGCTCCTCCCTCTCGCCCGGCTCCCAGCCCGACCACGACCTGAAAGCCTGccccctggaggaggaggaggaggactgcCAGGGCGGGGCCAAGCCGGGGCCCCGCCCCTCGCTCTTCCGGCCCCGCCCCTCGCCCCGATTGGACTACCACCTGGGCGGGGCCTTCGCCCCCTCGCCCCCCCGGCTCGGCCTGCTGGGCGAGGCGCCCGGCTCCTCCCCGTACCCGCCGTACGCCCAGCTGCAGCGGGTGGACGGCGccatggaggtgggaggggaggacgGCGCCCGGTCGCCCCCCGGGAGCAGGAGAGAGGCGCCAACGCTGGACGGGGACCCAG GCCCCGCGGGCGCCCTGCCCAACGGCTTCGCCTCCCTGGACGGCGAGCTCGGCGCCCTGGCCGCCGCCTCGGACCCCAGCATCGTCATCAGCAACGTGTGCAGCATCGGCGCGGTGGAGGAGTTCTTCCGGGCCAAGGACGAGGCGCCCCCCGGGGAGAAGGCGGCGCAGCACAGCCCCCTGCGGGAGGAACACGTCACCTGCGTGCAGA GCATTCTGGATGAGTTCCTTCAGGCCTACGGCAGCCTGATCCCCGTCAGCACGGACGAGGTGGTGGAGAAGCTAGAAGACATTTTCCAGCAAGAGTTTTCCACGCCACAGAG GAAGGGCACCGTGCAGCAGCTGATCCAGTCCTACCAGCGCATGCCAGGCAATGCCATGGTGAGGGGCTTCCGGGTGAATTACAAACGCCACGTGCTGACCATGGACGACCTGCAGACACTGTACGGCCCCAACTGGCTCAACGACCAG GTCATGAACATGTACGGGGACCTCGTCATGGATACGGTGCCAGACAAG GTCCATTTCTTCAACAGTTTTTTCTACGATAAGCTACGAACCAAGGGGTACGAGGGGGTGAAACGCTGGACCAAAAAC GTGGACATCTTCAACAAGGACCTGCTGCTCATCCCCATCCACCTGGAGGTGCACTGGTCCCTCGTCTCCGTGGATGTGAAGCAGAAAAGCATCACGTACTTCGACTCGCAGCGAACGCTCAACCGCCGCTGCCCCAAG cacatCTGTAGGTACCTCCAGGCTGAAGCAGACAAGAAGGATCGGCCGGACTTCAGAGATGGCTGGAGGGGCTCCTTTAAGAtg AACGTGGCCCGGCAGAACAACGACAGCGACTGTGGGGCCTTCGTCCTGCAG TACTGCAAGTTCCTGGCCCTGGGCCGGGCCTTCACCTTCACCCAGCAGGACATGCCGAAGCTCCGGCGCCAGATGTACAAGGAGCTTTGCCACTGCAAACTCAGCGTGTGA
- the SENP3 gene encoding sentrin-specific protease 3 isoform X1, translating to MPVALCASPHPIASFLHDRQVTSLPCLPGESFLNGDHPISAAGLVYTRQSPAAFGRIFSGTLYRYGTLPIIRNTWGTRNLFGHVGAMKETIQARKPWGPGLREPHKRERLRLASRDWEEPAPPAPKHGGCFEGGRRLAYTKEQPPGFASEAEGPAGAWDLPRVSGWARSKAAGEKAARSGGPDWPFAGGAEGRPALPGATRRRCQLRRRQRARRALRMLLYSKWSSLAFPWKLWGKLACRGRRRGGAKPSRSSLSPGSQPDHDLKACPLEEEEEDCQGGAKPGPRPSLFRPRPSPRLDYHLGGAFAPSPPRLGLLGEAPGSSPYPPYAQLQRVDGAMEVGGEDGARSPPGSRREAPTLDGDPGPAGALPNGFASLDGELGALAAASDPSIVISNVCSIGAVEEFFRAKDEAPPGEKAAQHSPLREEHVTCVQSILDEFLQAYGSLIPVSTDEVVEKLEDIFQQEFSTPQRKGTVQQLIQSYQRMPGNAMVRGFRVNYKRHVLTMDDLQTLYGPNWLNDQVMNMYGDLVMDTVPDKVHFFNSFFYDKLRTKGYEGVKRWTKNVDIFNKDLLLIPIHLEVHWSLVSVDVKQKSITYFDSQRTLNRRCPKHICRYLQAEADKKDRPDFRDGWRGSFKMNVARQNNDSDCGAFVLQYCKFLALGRAFTFTQQDMPKLRRQMYKELCHCKLSV from the exons ATGCCCGTGGCTCTgtgtgcctccccccaccccattgcctCTTTCCTCCATGACAGGCAGGTCACATCTTTGCCATGCCTACCTGGGGAAAGCTTCCTGAACGGGGACCATCCTATTTCAGCAgcaggtcttgtctacactaggcaaAGCCCCGCTGCCTTTGGACGCATCTTTTCTGGCACTTTATACCGGTACGGTACGCTCCCGATTATCCGAAACACCTGGGGGACCCGGAATTTATTTGG GCACGTCGGAGCCATGAAGGAAACCATCCAGGCCAGGAAGCCGTGGGGCCCCGGCCTCCGCGAGCCCCACAAGCGGGAGAGGCTGCGCCTGGCGTCCCGGGACTGGGAGGAgcccgcccccccggcccccaaGCACGGCGGCTGCTTCGAAGGCGGGCGCCGGCTGGCCTACACCAAAGAGCAACCCCCGGGCTTCGCGAGCGAGGCGGAAGGCCCCGCCGGCGCCTGGGACTTGCCGCGCGTCTCGGGCTGGGCCCGGAGCAAAGCGGCCGGGGAGAAGGCGGCCCGGAGCGGCGGCCCGGACTGGCCCTTCGCCGGCGGGGCCGAGGGGCGGCCGGCGCTCCCGGGGGCCACCCGGCGGCGCTGCCAGCTGCGGCGGCGCCAGCGGGCCCGGCGGGCCCTCCGCATGCTGCTGTACTCCAAATGGTCCTCCCTGGCCTTCCCCTGGAAGCTGTGGGGCAAGCTGGCCTGCCGGGGGCGCCGGCGGGGGGGCGCCAAGCCGTCCCGCTCCTCCCTCTCGCCCGGCTCCCAGCCCGACCACGACCTGAAAGCCTGccccctggaggaggaggaggaggactgcCAGGGCGGGGCCAAGCCGGGGCCCCGCCCCTCGCTCTTCCGGCCCCGCCCCTCGCCCCGATTGGACTACCACCTGGGCGGGGCCTTCGCCCCCTCGCCCCCCCGGCTCGGCCTGCTGGGCGAGGCGCCCGGCTCCTCCCCGTACCCGCCGTACGCCCAGCTGCAGCGGGTGGACGGCGccatggaggtgggaggggaggacgGCGCCCGGTCGCCCCCCGGGAGCAGGAGAGAGGCGCCAACGCTGGACGGGGACCCAG GCCCCGCGGGCGCCCTGCCCAACGGCTTCGCCTCCCTGGACGGCGAGCTCGGCGCCCTGGCCGCCGCCTCGGACCCCAGCATCGTCATCAGCAACGTGTGCAGCATCGGCGCGGTGGAGGAGTTCTTCCGGGCCAAGGACGAGGCGCCCCCCGGGGAGAAGGCGGCGCAGCACAGCCCCCTGCGGGAGGAACACGTCACCTGCGTGCAGA GCATTCTGGATGAGTTCCTTCAGGCCTACGGCAGCCTGATCCCCGTCAGCACGGACGAGGTGGTGGAGAAGCTAGAAGACATTTTCCAGCAAGAGTTTTCCACGCCACAGAG GAAGGGCACCGTGCAGCAGCTGATCCAGTCCTACCAGCGCATGCCAGGCAATGCCATGGTGAGGGGCTTCCGGGTGAATTACAAACGCCACGTGCTGACCATGGACGACCTGCAGACACTGTACGGCCCCAACTGGCTCAACGACCAG GTCATGAACATGTACGGGGACCTCGTCATGGATACGGTGCCAGACAAG GTCCATTTCTTCAACAGTTTTTTCTACGATAAGCTACGAACCAAGGGGTACGAGGGGGTGAAACGCTGGACCAAAAAC GTGGACATCTTCAACAAGGACCTGCTGCTCATCCCCATCCACCTGGAGGTGCACTGGTCCCTCGTCTCCGTGGATGTGAAGCAGAAAAGCATCACGTACTTCGACTCGCAGCGAACGCTCAACCGCCGCTGCCCCAAG cacatCTGTAGGTACCTCCAGGCTGAAGCAGACAAGAAGGATCGGCCGGACTTCAGAGATGGCTGGAGGGGCTCCTTTAAGAtg AACGTGGCCCGGCAGAACAACGACAGCGACTGTGGGGCCTTCGTCCTGCAG TACTGCAAGTTCCTGGCCCTGGGCCGGGCCTTCACCTTCACCCAGCAGGACATGCCGAAGCTCCGGCGCCAGATGTACAAGGAGCTTTGCCACTGCAAACTCAGCGTGTGA